The genomic DNA GGCCGTCTCCAGGTTGGAAGCCTAAATTGGGAATTGGAGATGTTGGAAAACTGAAAGGGGTCATTGGAGGCACTTACATGCAAATACCACTCATTCTTTGAGATTCTGAGCAGAGATGACCACCTCCAATCTTCACACCTCTTGCTCCTCTTCTAGGCTGGGACCCTTCTGGCATCAGCAAGTCCTTCCTTAGCTCTAGCTCCACTCCCCTGTGTTTAGATGTTGGTGGTGATAACAAATAGagtgcctcctgccctcctgagATGATGGCTAATTCACCACCACTTCAGTGAATGCAAAGACGTTTTACTTGGCCAAGGATACAAAATGAGTGAGAGTCACATTGGCTTTCTGCTCTTGAGTTGTTTAAAGTCTAGGAAGAGAGATCACTGGAATACAGTGTTACAGCTACGATGACGGTGCCTGACCAGGTACGTGGGGCCACAGTGAGGGGACAGGGAAGGATTCCCCAGGACCTACTCCTATTTCCCAAGTACTTACCATCTGCCTGGCACAACACTCAGCCCTTTATCCGCTTTTTATACACCTAAACTTATCTAGTCCTTATAACACCCTGTACAGTGAGGACAAGTGACTTGCCTAATGTCTCAGAGCTACTAAGTGTTAAAGCTTGTCAGAGAGTGGGAGGAGCACTGGACTCGGAGTCAAGAGACCTTGGTTCAAATCACAGCTCTGCTGCTTACCAGCTGTGTAAcccacttaacctctctgagcctcagtttcctcatctgagtcTTTGTGAGGATTTAATGTGATACAATTATAGGAACTGTGGCTATTGTTGTTATATACCTGTACCTTGTCTTGCCATCTACTAAAGCAGTGGCTGCAGCCTATATGTCAGGCACCATACTAGATGCTGGAAAAACAATAGGGAACAAAGCAGccagctccctgcctccttcAGTCCAGTGGAAGAAGAGACGGGCAGGTGCAATTATAGAAGTGTGACAAGTTCAAGCAAAGCACCAGTGCCAAGAGAGCACATTGATTGGGACAGGGGGACAGGGCGCCTGGCACCACACTCAGCCTGGGGGATGAGAGAATGcttcctggggcagggggttccAAAACAGACGTCCTTGGCTGAATAGGTACTGAGATACCCCAGGGATGTCTGCTCTAAATGTTTGAGGCAGTGACCTCATCTGGCCCCTTTCCTCTCATGGGTGGAGATTTTGGGAAGTTGCCATCCTCAGCCAACTCATCTCCCCTCCAATTGTGCCCACCTGCCCCAAGCCACAGGCAAACTGACCCCTCACCTGCTTCTTCACATTCTCAATCTCTGAGCGGATTCTCTGGATGAGCCGGGTGAGCTCCGAGATTTCATTCTTGGTGTTTTTCAGGTCGTCCCCATGCcggccagctgccagctgcagtTCCTGGAACTGGGGACCCCAGAGCACAGAGCCAAGGATGAGCATGGTAAACATGGTGTGGGAGCACCTGATGTCTCAGGTTGGTGATGTCATGGGGCAGGGCACACTGGACACTTGACTGGACACTGCCTCTGTCCTGGGAATGATAAGACCCAGCCCTCATACTTGCTGAGGCTGCCCTCTCAGGCCCAGCTCACCTTGGTCTGGTACagggcctcggcctcggccttGCTCTTGTGGGCAATCTCCTCGTACTGGGCCCGAACCTCGTCTATGATGCTGTCCAGGTTCAGGTCCCGGTTGTTGTCCATGGACAGGATGACAGACATGTCGCTGATGTGGGACTGGATCTGAGTGATCTCCTGCAGGGAAACAAGGATAGTCTCAGGACTTGACTGTCAAAGGCCAAAACCTACCCCAAAGAAGGTGAGCAAATCCTGGTGATGTCAAACATGAGGTTCCCAACCAAGGCTTGGCAAGTTCCCTCTGGGCCCCAGATTCCTGCCACCATGGAGCCAGGGCTGGGTCCATTTCCTTCCCACCCAGAGGTGGAGATTGAGGAGCCTCTCAGGGCCGAGGTGGGAGGTGAATGACTAATTGGGGGAACTCCTTGAGATCGAGGGCTCCATGATCTCCCAGCCCCCAGAATAGAGTTTGACCCACTGGCTGCCCTCAGAGGGGTAGAGTGAAGAGATAGACTCACGGCTTCAAAGAGACACTTGAAGAACTTGATCTCCTGGTCCATGGAGTCCACCTTGGCTTGCAGCTCCACCTTATTGGCATAAGCTGCGTCCACGTCCTGAAAGATGCCCCAGCCATCCCCTGGTCACTGCCGGTGCACCCAAGGAGGCAACAGCTGCCCCAGCCTGGGTGCCCTGCACAAGTGAGTGgcccctcctcttctccttgAAGGGCCcatggaaaaggagaggaaggagcatCCTGAAACTCTGCCCCATCAGCAGGGATGGGCACCCCTAAAGGAAGGAGGCCCCAGCCCATCTCTGTGATATATGAGCAGACTCTGAGGCTGCAGGGGGAACCTGTGTGTCACCCTCGGTTGCTCTTCACTATGGACAGACCCATCTATGGGAAACATCAGCAAGGCCATCCTCCTCCTGCCTTTGTATTCTCTCTTCTGAGTAGTTTTTCATCGCAGTTCCCTGCCTTCGCCTCACTGTTTCTGAATCAGCTCACGTTCTCTGAGAGAAGAGCACACTGCAGGCTCAGCATCTCCGGGTTCCAGGCAGCCTGGACTCAGGGCCTGCCTCCCCCTCACCTTCTTGAGCAGCACAAACTCGTTCTCTGCAGCTGTCCGCCTGTTGATTTCTTCCTCATACCTGCGGAAATGCCAGAGCGGGGTGTTAATATGTCTCACTGAGAAACCTCATTTGCCCAGGGAAGACCCTGAATGAGGAGTAGTATGCCTGTCAGAGGGCACAGGTGCTGAGGGGCTGTGGAGTACTGGGCCAAGGGGGCCAGCCAGGcaaggaaggcttcctgaggGAGGAGACCTGGTAACCAAGTTTGGAAGAAAGAGATTGTTAAAGGTTCagcttcaaaaatgaaaaaagaacatgTCGAGTGAATGTCCTGTGGGAAATCCCAGAGGAAGCAAGAAGCAATCTTCTCCCTCGACATTTGAATAAAGCCTTACAAATGAATGGGAGTGTTTCTGGAGTTACTCCTCATAGCAGTTCTGGGAGGTCGATGGGCTTAAACGCCTTTTACCAATGAGGACACAGAAGCTTGGGGAAACATAGTGGTTACCCAAGGTTTCCCTCACCCTAGAGCCGGAGTCAATCCTCTGACCACTGTCCAACTAACTAAGCTGGACATTTGTCCCAAGTGTCAGGCCAGAGGCTGGAGGGGCAGAGAGCAAGTTCTGGAGTTTTGTTCCAGAGGGTGATTCTGCTTCAATGacactgccccccacctccaAAAACTTTAAGCTGGGGTAGCTGCCAGGGCCCCAAGGGCAGGATGTGTTCAGAGGGACAGGGCAGCTGTTGAGCTGCAGGGGGCCCCTTCTCGCTCACCTCTTCTTGTAGTCCTCCACCACGTCCCGCACGCTCCTCAGCTCCGAGTCCAGCCTCACCCTGTCCCCCGACAGCGTCTCCAGCTGCTTCCGCAGGCTGCTGATGTAGCCCTCTAGGACGGGCTCCAGGTTGTTCTTGCAGTTGTTCAGGTCCAGCTGCTGCAGCAGCTCCCACTTGGTCTCCAGCACCTGGTTCTGCTGCTCCAGGAACCGCACCTAGAACCCGAAGCCCAGAAACTGTTGAGCCCCCACAGAAACAGTCACACCTGTCGCTCACAGGGCACTGTGCAAAGCTCTCTAGCCCTCACAACAGCTGCATGAGGTAGGCGAGTCCTTAACCGTATTTAatggagaggaaactgaggcgtaGAGAAGTTTAGCCTCTTTCCAAGATCTGATGGTTTAATAAGTGGTAGGGCCAGGACTAAACCCAGACATGGGTCCCATAACTCATGCATCCAGTCGCTTAGAACCCACTGTGGTCAAGTCAGCACAGGACAGGGATGTGCCTGAAGGTGCCAGGACAGAGTCAGGCTGGGTTCATCTTTGGGACGGTTGACCTCTCTGAAGATTGGTCTGCTGTTCATTTTATAACACATCAAGCTCAGCGAGGCTCAGTGGCCCAAGAGCTTCAGTTATTCTAAACTCCTGAGAGGCCCCAACTCtactgggctcatggctgcttcctcctccccttgTCCTGCTCCTCAGAACCATTTTCTCAATGGACAGAGggggctcctgctgccaccaTGGCCACACTGGGCCAGGGCCCTAACCAGAGGAGGTGGATCTGCATATGCCTCTCTATTTGGGTTGGGGTAGGGAGGAGGAGCACTACTCTTTAAATGAGGTTGAATCCCTAAAGTCAGAAACACAGGACCTTGAGAAACAGTCTGGGACTCAATGTTGGGACGGGTTAGCCACCAAACAGCTTGCCTCCAGCAGGTCAGCCAGCATTTGGTTTGGTCTAACGGTTAGAGTCACTCTAACCAGTCCTGACTTTTTCATGTATATCCATAAGGCTGAGCATTAACCACAGAGTAAACCCTACACCGAGGACACCACAATACATATCTAGACCACACACTGGACACCCCTGGATCTCTGAGAGGATGTACTACCTTCTCTGACTGTATTCTTCTGGAGACTAAAATCGTTTGGGAACTGCCCAGGCCTTTGAACCTGCTTTCCTCTCACCCCAGTCATACCACCTTTGTTCATAGAAGTGACTGTCTTTGTGTTTGTCTTTCTTCCCATTTCTCCAGACTTCATCCTTTAATGGTATTTGACCAGCCCAGCCAATGTTCAGTTCACTCCCATCCTCCAGCCCCATACCTCAGAGCACCTTGATCTTCCAAATGACTTAGAGAAGTAAGAAGCCACAGCAGTGGTGTTGGCCCCTTAGGTGAGCAGGGGCAGCAGGGAATCCTCCCTTGAGCAGGAGATGAGAGTTGCAAGGAGTTGGGGGTTCGAGGGTGCAGCTATGCTCTGGTGGCTATTGACCATCTCAACCACTGGCTTTGTCCTGGGCTGACCTGTCCTTAGTGTGTTACTGTGATGCAGCCATCATGGCCCTCAAGTCCCTAGTACTTGGTGTGGAAGCAGGAGGCTGAGTGTCCAacctcaccttctctctctcagatGACCTTGGGCATGGCCTTCATTTCCATACTTTTGCTGACTTATAAAATGGGAGCAATAATCTCTTATCTACCGAAAGTCAGGGGCCTGTCTAGACTGGATGATCCCTTGAGGTCTCTTCCAGCCCTTTGATGCTCTCCTTCCCCTAGCTCTCTGGAGATTAAAATGATAGTAACAATAGCAACCACTGGGAGTATTTagtatgtgtcaggcattgtgccAAGATCTTCCTgtgcattttcttttataaacctGATAATGACCCCAAAAGGTAAGTATTATCTCCATTGTAGAGACGAGAAAACAGAGGCACCGACAGGATAAACAACTTTCCCCAAGCACACAACTGGTAAGTGATGGGCCAGGGTGGAAGCCAGGTCTGACTTCCCCAGCGCACTATTCTGCTTCGAGAAAGGCCTCAGCCAACTGAAACATATGCCCTGAGCAGAGCCACCGGGAACGACCAGCCCTGATGCTCCTGAGCCAACAGTCGAATGACTAGTGCACGAGATCAGCTAGTTATGGATGGGAGGCCAGCTTCCCTGGTTACTCTGGGGCAGATTCCTTCTCCCTGGGGCCGTTTTCTGCACACAATCTGCATAGACCCAGGTTTAGCAATGGCCCCAATCTAGCCCTTGAGAGTAAGAAGCAGGATTATTCTCTTGGGCTCTCCTGCCACTAGCCCTGATAAGCCCCTGCCAGTAGAGATTGACCTGCCTCTGCCTTTTCTAGGAAAAGACTACACAAGGAACCTTACACAAGTCACACTGATGTTAGAAAATACCTGTCTTGTCCACAATAAGTCCCTCTTCATCCTTAACTTCAGTTTCTCATGCTGTAACAAAAGCTCACATCCCAAGAAGAGACACTGCCTACAGAATCCCCAGGTCCTAGCAGACCCACCTTGTCGATGAAGGAGGCAAACTTGTTGTTCAGCACCTTGATCTGCTCCCGCTCCTGGGCACGCACTTTCTGGATCTCAGGGTCCAGCTCCACATTGAGGGGGGCCAAGAGGCTCTCATTGACAGTGACCTGGTGGATGCCTCCAGGCGGGCACACAGTTGGGCACACAGGTCCCAAGACCACACTGCCAAACATGCTGCCAGCAAAACCGCTGGCCCGGCCCCGGCCAAATCCATAACCTCCACTCTTCCCGCTGCCACTGGCCACGTTGAAGGAGATGCCCCGGGAGCCCCCCAGGCTGTAGAGGCTCCGACTCCCAAAGCCCCCGCTGAGCCCTTTGCCCCCTGCCCGGAAGGAGGGCGAGCTGCCCCCTGAGAGCACAGCGGAGCAGCCACTGAAGCCCCCCTTGGTGGCAGCTCCCGACTTGCAGGTGAACTGGCGGCTCATGCTGCTGGTGGAGGCGGAACTCAGActcaggagggaggaaggcaaaATCCCACACGGGTTCCACAGGATGCTGCGAGGACCAACAGGTGCCCTTCCTTATATGTGCTTGGCACTGGGGCTTGTGGATGGGCAGTGAAGAGCTTAATTCGTGGGTTTGGCGTGCCTGGGAGCAAGAAGTCATTTTCTCTATGCTGAGCTAGAGACCAAGCCCTCCTCACCTCTGAGACAACATGAAACCTTCAAAGTGCTGGGCTTGCAAGCCTTGCTCATGTAATTTGGGTCTTATCTAATTAACCTGTTGTCATAGGGCAATTTGCCGCAGGCCCAGCCTCTCCAGGGGGATGTCGCTGGCCCTTCATCCCTATCCTGATtctctgggttgtgggcttcctCTCGGGGGctcaggagggtgggaggaggtgggctgctCTGGACAGAGCAGGCCACAGGGGAGACAGAGTATCTGGGGACTCCAGCCATAGCGGTGCCCTCCTCTTTCCCAGAAAGGGGCAGATCATTAGgcatgcacccctcccccacacctccagGAGGCACAACCCACCAATGGCCTCTTCTCCTAACCCACAGAGACAGCAGCTCTCTCTGCTGGGctattgggggtggggtgacCCTCCCGGCTGCATGGGGCATGAGCAGCCCAGGTCAGAGTCAGCCATGGACACAGGGGGGCCACGCGCTTCTGCAAGTTCTCCAGAGAAAGGGTGCCCACACTTTCCTTCTCTCAAACTCCCGCAATAAGGCAAGAGACAGTTGATGTCTAGTCCTTCAAGCACTagacagaaagaggaagaggaaaggaggatGGAGCTGGGGAAGGTGGCCGAGAAATTGAGGGAGTCAACTGAGAGGGGAAATGGGAGGACAAAGAGAGGCTTGCTCAGAGCCTGGAGGTTTCAAGGGAAGACTCCTGGTGGAGGGAGATGGGTCCCATTTGATCATTTGTCTTTCCTTTGATGTGTAGGACAGGAGCATGTGTTTAGAGTTCAAATAGAAGAAACTGCTGTCAAAGTGAGACTGAACTGCTGCATCTCCCCAGACCCATGGGAGCCAGGAGTACAGGCTGGCGGGGGCCGGACTCCCCAGTGCAGGCCTCCCGAAGAAGGTGACCCAGCGAGCATGATGCCATCCTGCTCCAAATGGTCCTGTGGTCCCTGTGATCCCTGTCCTAGATTCTGCCTGCTGCCCCTCTATACTGTGTTCCCGGCTCTGGGGTGGGTCCTGGTTCTCGCACGTGACTGCATTGTTGCTGTGGCCCCTTTTCTTCCCCTGGAGATTGCCCTTGCCCAGAGATCGCTGCTGGGCCCTGTGACTCTTGGCTGGCAGTGACCACAGGAGGGAGAATAATTTGGAGCCAGGCTGGAGTGGGGTTCTCTCTCACTTTGCTTAGGGGACCTGGAATCCCTTTCCCCTACCATTTTGTCTTCATGGCTCTTATTGAAACCATCAGAATTTCTATTTCCTAccttctctctccatccctcctcaTCGCTCCTCTCCATCTTCTATCCATCCTTCCCCCTCTCTTTTGCCAGCTCTCGTTCTATtgctcccccacctgccctcttcCCAGGGGTCTTCCTGGGTCAGCATAGCCCAGGTCTgcactctcctcctctccctcagcccttAGCATGGTCTTGGTATGTGCTGGAAAGACAGTGACTCTGTGGGCAGCTGCCATGAAGTTCCTCTGAAGGCTGTGTCACATGTCATTTCATGTCATGTTTTTCTTTGTAAAGAAAGTAGAGGTTCTCTAGATCGAAGACCATCTAGTAtacttttccctccctccctccttcccactctccccctctcttATGTTCTCCCTTCAATAAACCTCTGTTGAGCCAAGTCTCTTGGCTTGATCCACTTGTCAAATATTTACTAGCTCTTACCAAGTGCTGAGGGGGGCAATGCAAAGTACCCTGCCATCAAAGCACTTGGTTTCTGCATCCCTCCAAATACGGTGTTCCTGGGAAAAGCATCTCATCAAGCTATTAACAAGTCATTAACACCTTATCGTGAATTAATCAGATCCTGGCTATTAGGTATGAAACACCCAATGTTGTTGATGAGGATGATGATAGAACAGGAAGGAGGAGAGTTCTAGGCCACCCACAGGAAGGGTGGGCCCAggtggggctcctgggctgcttGTATTTTTTTgctggagggaaaaggggagggacAGAAGGAAACCCGGACAGGGCCACAGTTCACTGAGGTTTCCAAGGCCCTTCCCAGGCCTTACTGAGATTTAGGGAGACTCAGGGGCAAAATGAGACAGAGCCCCTTGCTTTGGGAGACCTCTTGGGCTGGTGGAGGATGTGATCTACTGTATTTTAGCTTCATTTCCCTTCATGCCTTTCCGGGGATCTCCCAACTTTCTAGGTGGGAATGAAATTCTGAGCGATGCTTAGCCAGGCATGGAAATGTCTAAGCTGCAGTTTAACTCCCTTGTGAAACAGTGGAAGGGAGTGTGTCCGAGCTATCAGAAACATCTAGCTCGGGCAGTCAAGGGAAAATTTGAATTgtgtattaaataaattatgttttgtATGTCTCTTGGTTTCATAGGCAAAATGTTTAATTTGGTTCGCACAATTTGTAACTTTGTAATTTCATTTCTACCTCTATGGTGATGATCACTTTGCCACATTTGTTGTGATCCCTTGGCCCCAGTAGAGACCTACTTGCACCCCCTCAGTCTTCTGGGGTCTGAGAAGCCTCCAGAGAAGGTCTTGGAAAGTGATGGGCAAGAACATTTAGTCCAATCCAAGATGTAATTGCTGAGTGAGAAGAAAAGGGAATGCACAGAAGAGAGGCAAGACCTGAGGACACTGAGTCCAAAAGGACTGCCCAAAGGAAAGGGTTTGAATTCGAGTCCTTTAAAGGGAGAGGGCTTGGGTGGACGGGCAGAGAGGAAATATGAAAATGGCCCAGACTGCCAGGAGAAAGAGTATTGAGGAAAGGACCTTTCGGGCTGAAGTCATCATATGAGTGAAGGGTGACCATGGGGGGAGGGACCCTAGGTCCCAAGCTGTACATGGGATAGGGCAAGTGGTAGGGGGCCACTGAGGGCTTGTGAGCCAGGCAGAGTCTGAGCCACACGTGTTCGAGGAAGCAGAATCTAACTGCTGTGTGGgtaggagcagggggtgggggtggggagaggctaGAGGTGCTGAGAGAGAAGCAGGTAGTGCTCTAAGGAAATAATTGTCTCCAAAATTAGAGAGAATGAGCTGGGCGATTTGGATGACATCAGCTCAGGCCCTGCCAGCCCTCCTCAGCACACAGACCCAGGAAAGGAGCATGTTGTATGTGAACACCCACAAGCCCCCTCCTCGTGTCCCTGCATCCTCCTGGAGTTGCAGGCAGGGTGCTCAGCCCCAAGCCAGTTGGAGAGAGCACAGTCCCTGGGGGATGTGGTCACAATCAGAGCCGCTCATCTAGGGGCAGGTCAGCTGTTCAGCAGGTTGGCAGCTGGCAAGGCCAAATGTGAGCTCACCCCAGAGGAGCTGGGATATAAGGGACAGAGGAGCGCCACCCCACCAGGCACTCAGCTCTGCTCCCATCCTGCAGTGTGGCTGCCAGGGGTGCCCCCCAAGGCAGCCAGCCCCTCGCTCAGCTCTGAAGCTAGAAGCACCTCCTTTGAGCTTTGCTGAccatctccttcctccatccTCACTCCAAGCCTCCGGCAAAGTGTGTATCCTTGGGCTCTGAAGACCTAAGTCCTGGGCCTGCAGTGTGAACAAGGGAAGGTCTCGCAACTTCCTAAACCTCTGTTTCCACATCTCTAAGAAGGGGGATACTAATACCTATTCCACCTGCTCCCCAAGGAGGATGGCAGGCAacttgtaaataataataatggtgatgatgataatagtagtagtagcagCTAACACACAGTGTGAGctctgccaggcactgctctgagcACTTCACctatattagctcatttaattctcacaacagccttATGAGGCaggtactgttattatccccattttacagatgaagatacTGAGGCACAGGAAGTTAGGTAACTTACTCAAGGTTGCACAGTTAGTGAGTAGCTGAGCCAGGATTCAACCAGGCAGCCTGCCTGCAATGTGTACTCTTAGTCTCTACACCGTCCTGGCTTCCTCACGTACAAATGCCCAGTGCAGGTGCCTGACCTATTCCAGGTGCACATGACCAACTCTAGCCTCCCACAAGCTCCAGTTCCAATTTCCTGCTGTCCTTCCTACATCTGCACCACAATGTGGAAAACTGAGCTCACACTTCCTATCCCCCATGGGCTCTGCCATGAAACGCGTGCTCACGGCCATcctcctaggtcagtgatggcaaaccttttgagctcggcgtgtcagcattttgaaaaaccctaacttaactctggtgccatgtcacatatagaaattttttgatatttgcaaccatagtaaaacaaagatttatatttttgatatttattttatatattaaatgccatttaacaaagaaaaatcaaccaaaaaaatgagttcgcatgtcacctctgacacacatgtcataggtttgccaccactgtcctaggtgctCCCCGCTCTTAGGAAGTCACCTGTCTTCTGTTGCCCCAGCTCCTCTGTATCTATCATCACTGCCTGGCCCAGGCTGCACCTGATCCTCTCTCCCTCTGGAATTCAGGCAGTAGCCTCTTGGGCAGTCCTCCCCTGTCTGCCCATCTAACCCCCATCCTGCAGGTCCACTCTGACTTCTTCCAGCTGACAGATATGCCCCAACATGTTGGAGGACATGTGTGGGTACACATCCATATTGGGTGGACTTGAACGTGGACATGAGCAGAATAccaattgttaaatattttcaatatcttCCATAGACATGAACCAGTGAGGCAATGAGCACATGTCTATGCATGTGTACACGGGTTTCTGAGGACCACTGACCTGACAATGGGCCCCATCTTGAATTAGCTATTAACTGCCATGTTTCCATTCTTCTCCACTAGTGGCACACAAGCAAGAGCCAATTGTCTCATTTTCACTACATTCATTTTCAATAATAGCCATGAAGGGATGTGGTGAAACACAGCTGGTGACCAAGTAAGGGaatcaaattcattcattcaacatctCTGAGTTCATAAGAGCAGGAAAGATCCTGACTAGTTGAGTGTGTAAGAACATCCTTCCAAAGGGCAGAAGGATGGACAAACTGActtctcaaggtcacagagcatcCATTTCAATGAAACTTTCTCTACCAATGCACATGGATGAATAAGTTAAAGCCTTGAGCTACACCAAGTTTGGAATCTGGGGAGAAATTTGTAGAGATCAGAAAATGAGAGGGtcagaggcagagggaaaggcaCAGGGAGGAGGGCAAGAAAGAGTGGATGAGGTTCCAGGAGACAGGGTACACATTTCATGACTGCcatcttcttttgcaatcagtAATTCATTCACCACTTACTGAGCAATCTCTCTGTGCTCTCATATTGGGGATAAAGGAAATGAGAGGTCCTCAAATTCCCCAGACTTCCCTTTGATCAATCAAATGAAAGGTAAGATCTTCATCCTCCTACTGGCCGCAACTGTTCTCCCTGTATTTACTGCAGGTTGCTATTTGGTAGGAAAAGCTGGGAGCAAcgtttctctggccttttctctgctacctgccctctccccaatttatttttatttaggtaaGATTCatataaaagtaacattttatttcattttttaaaatatatttttattgatttcagaaaggaagggagtggaagagagagataaaaacatcaataatgagagagaataactgatcggctgcctactgcatgtcccccactggagattgagcctgtaacccacaagcaggtgccctgaccaggaattgaatcatgacctcctggttcataggtcaatgctcaaccactgagccatgctggctgggctaaaagTAATCATTTTAAAGCAAACACTTTAGTAGCATTAATATATTCACAATGTAGTGCAATCACAACCTTTACCTAgttcaaatattttcattctaGAAGGAAATCCAGTATGCATTTGCAGTCAGTTCTCAT from Myotis daubentonii chromosome 2, mMyoDau2.1, whole genome shotgun sequence includes the following:
- the KRT71 gene encoding keratin, type II cytoskeletal 71; protein product: MSRQFTCKSGAATKGGFSGCSAVLSGGSSPSFRAGGKGLSGGFGSRSLYSLGGSRGISFNVASGSGKSGGYGFGRGRASGFAGSMFGSVVLGPVCPTVCPPGGIHQVTVNESLLAPLNVELDPEIQKVRAQEREQIKVLNNKFASFIDKVRFLEQQNQVLETKWELLQQLDLNNCKNNLEPVLEGYISSLRKQLETLSGDRVRLDSELRSVRDVVEDYKKRYEEEINRRTAAENEFVLLKKDVDAAYANKVELQAKVDSMDQEIKFFKCLFEAEITQIQSHISDMSVILSMDNNRDLNLDSIIDEVRAQYEEIAHKSKAEAEALYQTKFQELQLAAGRHGDDLKNTKNEISELTRLIQRIRSEIENVKKQASNLETAIADAEQRGDNALKDARAKLDELEAALHQGKEELARMLREYQELMSLKLALDMEIATYRKLLESEECRMSGEYPSPVSISIISSTSGSSGYGFRPSSVSGGYVASSGSCISGVCSVRGGDARSRGSTSDYKDTLGKGSSLSAPSKKASR